One segment of Belonocnema kinseyi isolate 2016_QV_RU_SX_M_011 chromosome 7, B_treatae_v1, whole genome shotgun sequence DNA contains the following:
- the LOC117176092 gene encoding 26S proteasome non-ATPase regulatory subunit 13: MAATVSPKDVGTFLSQKQNVSDKEQAAEWAQLEELYNKRLWHQLTLKLETFVKHPALQKGDNLVQLYNNFLSTFENKINPLSLVEILVHVIAQFQDKQEAITFLEKTEPKVKSNNEALALCKVLAGQILLDMLNDQEKTKKIIDDVEVMLDNADGITTVHGRFYLLASRLYRLQGKHADYYRTALRYLGCIELDELAKQEQEQHAFFLGLAALLGEGVYNLGELLAHPILESLKGTANAWLVEVLQAFNAGDIAALEKLKPQWSKVADLAAQELKLRQKISLLCLMEMTFKRQSNNRQLTFGEISQETRLPIGEVELLVMKALAQGLVQGEIDQVAGIVNMTWVQPRVLDRTQISGMIERLEGWCKDVNSMEGLLETRASEILTL, translated from the exons ATGGCGGCGACAGTGTCACCAAAAGACGTCGGCAcctttttaagtcaaaaacaaaATGTATCGGACAAGGAACAGGCAGCGGAGTGGGCACAGTTGGAGGAACTTTACAACAAAAg ACTTTGGCATCAGCTAACGCTAAAATTGGAGACTTTTGTGAAACATCCAGCCTTGCAGAAAGGAGATAATCTTGTGCAACTATATAATAATTTCTTGTCGACTTTTGAAAATAA GATAAATCCATTGTCACTAGTAGAAATTTTAGTCCATGTAATTGCACAGTTTCAAGATAAGCAAGAGGCGATAACATTCTTGGAAAAAACTGAGCCTAAAGTAAAAAGTAACAATGAAGCTCTGGCCCTCTGCAAAGTCTTGGCAGGGCAGATTTTACTCGACATGCTCAACGACCAAGAGAAAACGAAGAAGATCATCGACGATGTCGAAGTTATGCTGGATAATGCGGACGGAATAACAACTGTTCACGGCAGATTTTACCTCTTAGCCAGTCGACTCTATCGATTACAAGGAAAGCACGCAGATTACTATCGCACTGCTTTAAG GTATTTGGGCTGCATCGAGCTGGATGAATTAGCCAAACAAGAACAAGAGCAACATGCCTTTTTCCTCGGTCTTGCTGCTCTCTTGGGGGAGGGTGTATATAATCTCGGAGAATTATTGGCGCATCCTATCTTGGAATCATTGAAGGGAACCGCAAATGCTTGGCTTGTTGAGGTACTTCAGGCCTTCAATGCAGGAGACATTGCCGCTTTGGAAAAGTTGAAACCACAGTGGAGCAAAGTCGCTGATCTGGCGGCTCAGGAATTGAAATTGAGGCAAAAAATTTCACTTCTATGTCTCATGGAAATGACCTTTAAACGACAATCAAACAATCG GCAATTGACTTTCGGTGAAATCTCGCAGGAGACTCGCTTACCGATTGGGGAAGTCGAACTTTTAGTTATGAAAGCGCTGGCGCAAGGTTTAGTTCAAGGAGAAATTGACCAAGTCGCAGGAATAGTGAACATGACCTGGGTTCAACCTCGAGTTTTGGATCGTACTCAAATTTCAGGCATGATTGAACGTCTCGAGGGTTGGTGCAAGGACGTCAATTCCATGGAAGGCCTCCTGGAAACTCGAGCTAGTGAAATACTCACGCTTTAA